From the genome of Lytechinus pictus isolate F3 Inbred chromosome 4, Lp3.0, whole genome shotgun sequence:
ACAGCTTACTATCTAAATCTGCAAAATTGGATAAGCCTTTAActttaggcggtgctgcacaatcccgagtttgctcaatctcgagattttagccagatcggccctcttcgcgattaatcgcaagagcgattcctgctcgagcgaagcatcgatgcattatggtctgacgccgtgaataaataatcccgagtgcgtctgcacctacatgtacgaattagcgcgataattcgtaaaatagcgcgctattttgcaaataatcccaagttgacttgggattgcaatctcgagattaatcttacgaactagcgcgataattgcgtctccattgcaaataatctcgagattgttcagatcgggataattttccagatcagaaatagcgcgctaatttgaaaactcaggatggtgcagacggccctattgagatgaatggggatttccagggctccttttttttgtttccagGGCTTTTATGAGCATTTCGGAACTAAATCACTCCAAGCccaattgtaatttttttccgcAATGGCATAAAGAGGGATATCAAAATCATTGTGGAGAATGAAGAAATGGGagagaaacaaaatttatttagaAGACAAGACTATATGAAGATATCAACCAAGAAGAATGGGTTAATGAACTTTCCATCCCCCTTCCATCaacaaaattttactttttagagGCCTTAAATCTTGATATCTTTAAGGCAAGGTCACTGTAATTAAAAAACCCTgtaaatatggggggggggggatccctcccccacaaaaaaaaatgttgagatcaaataatatgcacatcctcctGATGGCAATGAAGCCAAGATCTGTGGTATCAGACAGAACGTCCCTATTACTTGCACAATTTTTAATTTGCCTTGTCTCTTTTATCGAGTCAATCATAAGATCATATATTATTAGAGGACAGGTTTTACAATATTATAGCATTGATGAATTAGAATAAGTAAAAAGAGATATTTTGGGGATATAGTTTCAATGTGAAGAGTTGTTCTTGTTCATGCGTCACATCAAACATCTtgttcacattgccaatggaaTGAatgatctccatagcatttataagcaaaaacaaaaaaggggtGTGTATCTAGAGTTAACCAGGAAATTAGGGTAtcctcccctcccccaattgatctttatttcttttatctcaGAATGATTTCATTATTGAAAGTGTATTTTATACAGGTTACACTTGTTTAACCCTGAAAAGACTGGGCCATCttgacgcctaagaagacggggggcctgaatcagcccccccccccagtcttctcgGCCAACGACCGCGATGAAAATCGGCACACGTATTGCCCATGGAATAGTCAACAAAATTGTTTGATCAAATCTTCATAAAATCTCatttctaattaattatgcttatttatgcataaaatccaaagtttgctctaattaactaaatagaTCTAAGGTGCCTAAAATGCAAAATTTGTGTTCACAGACTCTTTacaggattctgatcaaatgtatatatgcaatatcacaattcttttcttgtgtattgttttgttttctaaatttcatctgtatttctttgtttttcgacttttttcaatgaaaattgtcaGGGACTgcattttgaccataaacaagataattaATTGAgtttattcagtaaataaatgacacattcatgaattttggctaaaaacacactTTGCATTggattcacgtttttgagcaatttcgggtctaACATGCACTTATGAAATGTTACGTAGTTTCAGGGTTCGCAATTTTGGTTTCAAAAGTTGCGCGAAATGTGaaggtaaaaagtcagcgagcgacgcggtcaaaaattttgcacgtcagatttatcatgaaaaatgttgtggggtgggggctgaatcagcccctccccagtcttattagggttaagGGGGCATGTAATAAAGGAAGCACTTGGAAATACCAGTATCTGGATAGGGTATAATTTTGACCaattgatgaaattaatgtagGAGTATTAACATACCAGACCAGTTTCTTGATGCTGGTGAAAGCCAGCTAAGAGTTGTGTTGCCCACTCTACCCGGTCGGGGCTGGGACTAAAGGATTGTTGGACTATAGGTACTTGACTTGGATGAATGACTTGTTTACCTGTAAAGAATAAATATAGTAATAACAACATCAGCAAtaatcaatgatgatgatgataatgatggtggtaatggtgatgatgatgacgttgaggaggatgatggtggtggtgataattagcaaaattaatgcatgaaatctgtttaaatcatatggTTCAAACccgagattaaaaaaaaatttcttgaatTTGGGCCAAAGAGTAAGCATTAAATAAACCCTGAAAGAGCTGGCTCTACAATGACACAAACGCATCTCATTTATTTCTCCATGataatttggaaaaaggaacaTAAATGTGAAGTTGCCTATTTAGTCCAAAATATTTGGACCTATGACGCAACCTTCTTGAAATAATAACTCAAGAGACAATCATACACATTTACTATGTACAACTGAGTATTTACTCAGGATCTTCAAAACTTCACAAAGTTCCAAGTTACAATGTTTAAAGAGTGACCTTACATACACTCTACAAGTTAGGACGTCATTCTGTCAATGATTGAAGACTGACTATTCTCCTCCAATTTTCCATATTTATACCACGATTTATGCAAATGGATCTCTTGCCACTCCTGGCTAATATGATATAAaacataacattataataaaggTGAAAGCCCTCCCCATGGAAAATGGAATCAACTAATCAAATATTCACATCTCAGAAAGTTTCAAGCATCCCAACCCAAGGCTGCTGACGGGACTTTCTTCCCCTGAATTCAGCTGACATGAAAACAACATGATTAAATGGATAAGATGAGAACATAAGTATTCAACATGTACTAGCCATGGTCCAGAATCTGGTCAGAACATAGCATGAAATATCAGCATCGACTTATAATTGTGACAGGTAGGATTGACCTGGAACCTGTCCAGTCGAAAACAACAGGTGTCACGTGCTACTACCTAAATCACATGTGAAAGTTAAACCCTCATGTATTATAAACAAGTGACACACACTTCAAAATCCCACCTCCAGTTTAAACACCTTTATGGAGTCTTTTGGAGGAACCCTACCAAGTATCTGTGCAGATTTTCCACAGGTGAAAGTTGAAGAAGTCAATAACACATGTTTCGCATAATCAGGATACTTTGTCTTTAGACCTTTACTCAACTTTCTCAGGGTTGACTTATACAGACAGTATAAGATACCTGCAGTAGATGATCCAGAGCTCAGATCATGTGGGTTAGTGCTTGGTAGGGATGGAGTATATGAAAACGttaaaattaccatctgattgtgactTTTTTTGCAAGGCCGGCTcctcccccccccactttcacaTATGTTCTGTGGCCCCTGATTGGTAAAGATGAAAACAAGAACAGAATTTGTCATGAGAGACAATTTTCGCTCTAAATGTGATAATCTAAAACAATGATTATCATAATCAATAATTCACTTCATTCTGCGAAAcatttttctgacttatgattaacaaattataatttcctcctattaaagcatctttatttactatctattgtccacggtGGATGGTATTTGCacattaatgagtcagaaaaaaaaagaggatcaagggtatttgaattcaagttcatcgtggcttagtCGTGAActagaatagcctggtggttaagtcgctgcccggagagcagtagatggcaggttcgaatcccactagttcaaattttttcaataagatCGAGCAGAGcaatcttaaacaaataggaataATGCCAATAATTTGGTAACAATTTAATGATTAtcttcatttcaattttcaagcTCAAAATGAATGTAATAGACCCTAAGGCTCATGACACAAATATTAGCAATTGATTACATAGCCAATTTGTACAATCGATTGTACACAAttttcaatgcaatcaattgttaaACTCAGTCCTAAAATTGAAGCTTGTGGTAGAGAATCGTGTACAGAATGAACTTACCAGTGAAGCCCATCATTGCACCTTCTGTTGAATACTTTTGTAGACCATCTTGAtctgaaaaacaaaaaacaggaaaatatttttttagaattgtAATATCAAACTGTATCCACATTAAAATCTTATCTCTACTAACAACGCCAGTTCTACGCATTGTGAAACCCACCCAAACTATCTCATTCTTCCAATTTCATAAACCTTGGAAGAGAATAACTTTGTCTCCATGGAATGTGCTAAATTCAATGAAACCTGtatataatgaatattcaaggGAAAGTGGGTTTTATGACAGGTGGTCTTTACAACAAGTTTTTGTAATACATGATTCAATAGAGGGAAAACTGTTTAAgagaactaattttttttttaatttgtattcatttttcactCATAAAAAGCAATCAACAAACATATAGACAAATACAGTacataatgaaaaaacaatAGAATTATAGTGAACATGAGTATGGGCAGTGGCAAAAGAGGACGAACCTAATAAAAGTCAACCCAAGATACTTATTACACTAAAATGAGACAACAAAAAGCCAAACAAACCCTGGACAAAACAAAGGTATAATACTATTAAAATAAAAGAGCCTATATATCAATGCAAATACTGATCAAGCAACAAagttttatatttccttttgaAACATTTAGTGATTTGCTTTTACGGATTTCAGTTGGAATTGAATTCCAAATGACAGAACCTTGATAAAATACTTAGCCCCTAATTATTATTTTCGGTACAGCAAACGACCCTCTGAGAATATgtaattataatcatattttaataGGAATTTATATGGCACCATAAATCTAGATCAGGATAATCTGATCTGTGGCACAGAGCAATTACctcaacataataataatagtaatatgcaacatttatatagcacttaatgcAAATGTTTCTacgcgctgcatactattaccccggctttagcacggctaccctgatcgggcacttgagcattcaagggattccttcctaccgggtgcCCATGTACTACACCTGGGCAAAGAGTGGCAAACATTGATAAACGCCTTTGCCAATGGACGCGAATGCTGCAGCGCGGTAGCGGACcatgacccggaggagacaaagcattggaggggcactgtattgtttgtgaacaatgctgtgcccccccaatgctttgtctcctccgggtcacggtccgccactgctgcagtgggatttgaaccccggaccttgtggttcaaagtcaggagacttatccactgtgCCACAACACCTCAATGATAGCAGATTTAGCTCAATCTGCTATTTCCAGCGCTTAATTTATTTTAAGGAATTTATTGTGCTGGGTAGCCATTCACCTCccctgggttaagtgcagcgCAACATGGGTAAACTTACTGCTAAAGGAAAACATgcaatggctgggatttgaactctGACCCTCAAACTGAAGGACAGGAGTctgaaccactagaccatgatttGCCCAGTAACTATACCTTTTACATCAATGTGTACCATATCAATCGCCTGAAGTCCAAAAGCCTTTGCTACAGACACCACCTTCTGTCTTGCATACAGGAGTTCATTGCCATCTGGAGTCCGAGTTGctcctacaaaaaaaaaagatagaataaGCCaattcacggttagctcatgatcaacttttctcaaatgaccattCCCATGGAACACTAACGCTTTCAAATGAAGATGTTGCATAAGCTTAAGTTTTTTTATCTTCAGCTAAGATGTGatgaaaagaatatcttaaaacAAATGTAGGAATAATCATTAAATCACAAGTGCTAATGACTGTGAATTTGAAAATCACCTTAATGGTTTATTTCAATTTACCTTTTAGTGCTTAGGTGAAGTTTACAACTATGAACAGGCTTATTTGAAGGGTTCACtaacaaattttcacaaactgTAATACACGTTAGTCACTACATCTGTACTCTCTAAGAAAATATGGAAAGACAGGgaattaacaaataataattctcAGAGAATTGTATGTATGCATTTTATTATGCAGAGCAGCTGATTCAGTAAATGTTGTTCTACAGTCATATCATaaccagggccctgttgcataaaagttacaatTATGATAACTTTGCCTTCCAATGGtgcaacagccaatcaaaatcaaggattacattgaagataccattggatggcaacgTTACCATAACTAATAGTAACTTTTACGCAACGCGACCTAGGGCTTATATCAATCCAACTGTTGACTAGCCTTAATGTCTATCTCATTTGCCTTGGAGAATTGCTGTGCCCCTTTTCACTTTTATTCAATTGCACAGTAGTATACAAATGTGCCATTTTAAAAAGTGTCACCTTAAATGTAGAAAATCTAGGCCTACCAAATAAAGGTACAAAACAAATTCCTCATTTCCCCTTTCCCCAAAATGTTGATAGACAGTCTTTTAGATTGATGGccagaaaatatttcttttttgtgagCGGGCtgttgtcaatattttttcattaatagtACACTTTCATCTATCACAGAAGTTTATGAGAGCATTTTCTACACAAAGTCTTTGGAGTAAAAATTTCCATGACATGCCATCCTGAGTATATTCTTGCGAAGTGATCATCAGATCCAAATACCATACTGTATAAAGACAACAGTACTGAGTCAAACCATTCCAATTGAAACATGTCTGGGGGTTATTCTTGATACTTTCATTCATTCCACTTCCCTaccattaaatttcaaaatgttgtattttggGTAAAACTTTCCACAACAAGCAGTCCTAACACTACTCTCGAGTACACTCTCACCAATATTAGCGCAGTAATCATCGGATCCGAACACCACACCGTCCAAAGAGAATGGTTCTGAGTCAAAGAGTTCCAAGGCCTCACTGACGATCTCAGGTAGTCTTAACAATGCTATAGCACTTTCTGCATAgatgatgatcttgataggtGTCATCACGTCTCGGTCCCTCAGGTTTGACTTTAGCTGCCTGACCAGCTGCAGAAACAAAGACCAAGGTGTTCAAAGTAAGTTTCACAATTTTGAAGCTAAATTCAATTAGTTGTGAAGGACAATATTTTACAAGTCTTCAAACAGAGGTATTTGTTGCCATATCACCATAGATCTTGAGGATCCCCAAGTTGGCATAATTATGTGGGCATACCTCTTATTACTGGAGAGCCATTCATCAACAGAAAGCCATGGATATTTTGCTTAAATTACTGAGCCATTTCTACTAGGATAATTCAGCACACTAATAATTTTGTCTTATTCTGTTCCAAATTCATTTTAAGATTGTTACTACAACtgagaaaattatatttgaattttattaagAGGAACAGTTGAAAAAGAGGAAACAGTTAACAACAGCCATTATCCCCAGTTTTGCAAATTAGTACACAGCATGAATATAATAACAGCAACTTTAATCCGAATGAATGTAATAGTTTTTATTATCCCCCAAAAAACTCTTTGAGTTTTCTCTTGTTTCTTAGCTTCATTTTTATAAACAGATTCAATATTTACCCACCCAATAGATATGTTCTACCGAATCCACTTTGGGAAAGAAGATGGTATCTGGTAGTCTTTGAGCCTTGAGGATTGTTGTCAGGTCATCTTCTGCAAATCCACTTTCCATTGAGTTGATCCTGACTGCGACGTCAGTGACAAGTGGTAGCTCCAAAATTTCCAGCATCCGGCAAACAGTCTCTCGAGCTTCAGCCTGGataataaagtataaaaaagttAATTATCTTATCAATAATACAGTTCAACCTTGCTAATAATCCAGTAACCATTTCTTGAAGCCATTTGTCGAGTTATATATGACTTTATGAATGGCCGAGTATGGAGCATTAAATAGGATGCCAAAAATGTCTGACAGCATGTTTTTTTAAACTCTTTTCCGCATAAGCTTGACcaagtttttgtttaaaaaaatgcaatcgcAATGTTTCATTATAAAATTCAACTTGAATTACTATAAAACATATTGAGAATTCTTGCCTTCTATATACTTCAATTGTTTATATTATTGGGCAATAACTCTGTTAGttaaatattttcatacttttttGTTCAAGTCCTTCCCCCTAGTCTTGATGTGGACTGGAGGCAGTCAGAAGTCTGGCTGACAGGTTGAGACTGAATATTTTGTTGTGACTCTCCAATACATGCGACCAACATTTGCGGCCTTTCCGATggatggagtgttttccaactgcattcacacctgaactgaatacagtggtgaggcacgcttACACACGCTATAGCATCAGATGTTTTTTTAGACCcgtttcggcatgagcgggactcgaacccctcacgttgagatctacgatcttatccgaaacatgcgctctaaccgattgagctacgctgcctcccTAGGTTCTCAATACTTGTCTGATATCCGACTACTCATTGAATAATTCCCGTTTGTAAATTGTATTTGGATCCCCTTTCAATTGGGTGAAATAAAATTGGtctataatataaataaaagtaTGAAAAATCCCCTGGCTTAAATTAGTCTTGTTCCACTAATGTCATTTTCAATGAATACAATTAAAATTTCTCACATTTTTTGGACCGTcaaattaaaaatcaatttagaGCAGAAGCCAGAGGTCTATTATTTTTGTTACTaggcttttttattttaagttttacCTTTTTGTTGATTGCAACCCCATCTTCACATTCCATTACAGCACAGTCCACTCTAAGATCAGTCAATTTATTCAACATCTTCTCACTATGACCTGGAACATACAACACAGCTCGCCGTGGTGTTCCGCTGCCCTCAACATCAACAGCACCGGTTGTTGAGCACGGTCGCTTGAAGGTAACCCAGCGGTTCTTCACCGCCTTCTCCCCCGGAGATCTGCCGACTTCGGACAAGTGCCGCCCCGTACATCTCAACAAGTTTCGGGCAGTCCGCAACATGATTTATACTTGAATCCCGATAGTCTAAATTCCTAAAATTTGATATAACCTAGTTCCATATGACAGAAAGTCACTCATTAATCGGTCTTGTGATTTAGACTAAGCTGAATggaatgaaagaataaataaataaggtcCGTCGGCAGATCCAATTGGCTCAACCGAAACGTGAACGATGTCTATGGCAAGCCAAGTGTATTACCGGTATCGTATGTATTTTCGCctgtaaatataaatatatattttttccccttttttttacaACTGGTTGTGTGAAGAGGGCTCTTTTTTCATTGGTTTATAATGTTTAGCCTTGCATATTTTTGGGACCAATTGCACAGAAGGGTCTTTGTAATGATTGTCTTTTGTGTCGCagatttattatcatatgagatACCTAGTTtatttaaaaatctattttaCCCAGTccttaaaataacaaaaaaaaaaactatgtcaAAACCATAGAgattattagtatatatctctatggtcaAAACACTAAAACGGATTGAAAAGTGAgtaaattaattttgataattgataatgcaTTTACAAAATATGCCTCGTATGGGGTGCATCATAATGAATTGGCCCCTTGAAAGAAAgtccttgcaaagaccctttcatgcaatcTGCTTTTTAGTCATATAAACCACTTACATTAGCAGCCTAAATCCTAAACTTCatgagaaacaatttttttgtaaataaatcagtcaaattaccaaaaattttgatgactttgttttttattacaggaCTTAAACCTCATTTTCTATTCTCAACTTATTTTGTCTTCATCTAGCTGTCGTATTACTCAGTACCTCACCCACATACCACTCcacctctctctttcttaccATACTTCTTGTGTgcttccctctctttttctctttctgtttctcccttaaaaaaaagatattttccactttcttaattttccccattgTCCATATTTTTACTCTCTTTTGCATTCTGTTACTGTCATTTGTTTCTTGTCCATtcctccctttctctccctctacTTCTGtcattcttctctttctcaCTACCCCTtcttcccccctctctcacccTCTCCCCTATCTatctaaaaaaatcaaatcaaatctgcAACAAGGGATATGTAGGACTTCTTACGTTTacaataatttcaaataaagGGCAAATCCACAAAGTATATACGTTCAACCGACTACGTGGGATCTTCCTGAAGAATCcatctggtttttttttctattcatatgAAAAGTTTTAATGCTCTCCAATTCATAATTGCTTGAGCAATTTGTAAAgtgaagaaagaataaagaaaaaatgtggGTCAGACTAAAACAGGGTTAATCAATACATGGAATTGCCGAACTGTACCTCTATTGAACAATTCATCATCGCCCATTCATTTCCAAAAACCATCTACACAACACATAAGATAACTGCTCTTCAAAACGAATGATTTTTCCCCTCCATGCCTTCCCATGATTTATTGCAATTATATGAAACAGTTTGTGACACATTTGAACAAATTTCTCCATTTTGCACATAAAACATATCTATGTCAGCATTAAGAAAGGAagaaacattttatcaataaaaaaatttgatttttttaaatctaaaattCATACCCAGAGGAAAACTcaattatttgtattaaaaCTGCATTAATAATGAGGGAGTGTGTACTTATAAAGTGGATGCGCTATAGCTATTCAAGCATGGTTTTCAAAAGTCAAATAAGCCCTACATGTATTGTCACAATATATTGCTTTAAAATGGATACCGGCTTGTGGTTGTAGCCCAGAAGATGCATTTATGATGCTGTATTGTCAGTCGTGCTGACTGACGATTGTATTAAATTCCAAGCATCTGATTGACATCCAACCAAGATGTCACTCTTTGCAACCTCTCAGGACCAtagacaggggccgcggaacggttttcaaagtgggggggctgaccatgctaaaaatcacaatcatatggtcatttttacatttttgtacacggttttggaaaaaagtgggggggctgaagcccccccagcccccccccccccccggttccgcggcccctgatagaCACCAggaccctgtcttacaaagtgATGTGAATGATCCGATcaacaactatggaaagccagcaacatcaacatctaaagtGCATGttggttcaaaatattttctacataTGCTgcaaattcattcattcattgtttgtttttttgtagaaaattcTGTGTACTTctcttttgtttacaaaaacactatgcaaatttcctgtaaattatgacattgccatacagttgaggttgatcgcaTCAATCAGAACTCTTTTTACAATGGGGCCcagggctccgtcttacaaaaagttgcgGTTGAttcaatcaaccacaactatggaacatcaacatctgaaatgcatgttgatcaaaatattttcgaaatatgatgtatatattcatacatccatggttttcttgaaaattcagtgtgcttctttttgtttacaaaggacatttttcaaattttttgtaGAAAACAGTATGACAATACTGGATTTCCAttgaattgcgattgatcggatcaatcataactctttgtaagacggtgcCCAGGTACGTGTTTCATACAGCTGTTGTGATGTTATGCATGACTTTATAAATGAGTGGAACGTCTTCTTAGGTGCTAAATCATATAGCATCTGAAGGGACAACAGTCAAGtgtaaagtcatttgtaacttaTGAATAACTAAACACCCACAAGTTTAATTTAGGATGAATTCTAGTTAGAATAGGCAAATGACACAAGTACTGTGCAGACTTTAGTGTGCATTTGTAGCTTTGTAAGCCAATATTCCACAGCCACCATGGACGACACAAAGCCAAGATAAAAGTtcaaataatactaataataggcatttacatAGTGCCATCTATTGAGAAGTAATCTATTTTGAGGTTCACTATGATCATTATCCCGTTGTTCAACGATTTTAGGGATAGAGCAACGTTGATCTGACGCTGCAAAGAGGCTGCCGGGCCCCTTGATCAATTtgacaaaatgaattttcagagtATTCATATTTCAGATATCTACTTCAAACAACAAATTATGGATTCCCAACcggattttcaaatttttgaacTTTTAGCTTGAGCTGCTGTTTTCAGCACTGTACATTCAAGGAAGTAATCCTACCGagtacccattcacttcacctgggttgagtgcagcacaatgttgatCAATTTCCTGGATCCTCAATACCCAGCAATTACCCAGCATGCAACATTCTGATAATGAAGCTTTGATATATCCACTAGCATGATGAATAATTTTTGGCTTCTCTCTACAACATTCATGTACATTTTGTTTCTTGATAATATTTATCAAGAAACAAAATGCTGTAGTATGCATCCAAGCATACACAATACAcaatattcaatatgaaataaatgaccaaaattcaaaatatatttctgatTGGTCAATTTGGATTCAGTTTCCTAGGTGTAACTGTAGCATTCTACAGGGCAAGCATGACGCTTTAAAGGCAATATGCTTGAGGATGTCCTTCGTGAAGCTGCTCATGATACAGGCTGGTAAATACAGGGGACTTTTTCACAAAAGTTTTCAGCACTGAAAAAGACGTTATTATCCAACAGTTcacatagtaacagtcagacacACGGCATCATTTTATGAAAGTTATTAATATCATTCTCGGCCAgtgactctcagccaatcaacaatCTCAAACTCGGTCAGCACTGACGGTTGCCAGCAGACAGGTGTTCATGAAGCGTTCAGAGACACCCTCCAGGTCTCTACATCTCTCATCATCTGGAGGGTCTAACTACAGAGGTGGGTGTAGCATGGCTCAGATAACATCCAGGCTTTCATCTATCTTTGACTGGGACTGCAATCTTAGGCTCTCTTTCTGTCCTTCTGGTCCAAGATGGCTCAGGACTTTATGATAAGCTTGTCTACAGATATTGAGAATAttaattgcattaaaaaaaaaaaaacattggttaGTTGGATTAGGGATGACTGGAGTTTCTCTCACAAATcttagatatattttttaaatctttttttaaatatctcaCAGATATTTGAGGttcttttgatttttgaaaCATTAATTCTCCATATTGAAAGGTGATATTATATTCtggtaaaacaaaatgaattttattctgaactccacttttttaatgaaaactctGATCTAAATATGTGGTTTAGACCTTggctatggaaagccaaatggAGCATAAATCAGGACAAATCATAAACATATTCTTAATTATATCATTTATAACCAACTAGGAAAGACATTTTCTTCCCAATCATTAACCATgaggaaagaacaaaaaatacacaacATACAAGATAACTCCAGTTTTTACTATTTTAGCTTTCATAATTTCAATGCAGATGTAGACCGTGGCCTAAGATAATCTTGACATCAGAATATTGACcagtcatttattcattcaaatttcaatttttat
Proteins encoded in this window:
- the LOC129258450 gene encoding citramalyl-CoA lyase, mitochondrial-like; amino-acid sequence: MLRTARNLLRCTGRHLSEVGRSPGEKAVKNRWVTFKRPCSTTGAVDVEGSGTPRRAVLYVPGHSEKMLNKLTDLRVDCAVMECEDGVAINKKAEARETVCRMLEILELPLVTDVAVRINSMESGFAEDDLTTILKAQRLPDTIFFPKVDSVEHIYWLVRQLKSNLRDRDVMTPIKIIIYAESAIALLRLPEIVSEALELFDSEPFSLDGVVFGSDDYCANIGATRTPDGNELLYARQKVVSVAKAFGLQAIDMVHIDVKDQDGLQKYSTEGAMMGFTGKQVIHPSQVPIVQQSFSPSPDRVEWATQLLAGFHQHQETGLRTSCIHHWHAVSCDYPLLWSSLGVCPWSRVFQTVHLSSWLYNVATWSWYTLLC